The following coding sequences are from one Dermacentor andersoni chromosome 5, qqDerAnde1_hic_scaffold, whole genome shotgun sequence window:
- the LOC126543195 gene encoding uncharacterized protein has translation MAGSSRAVITADSGRGTSFLDGLKDYRIVLPPLPTGEGLKTMVVLHCDTAGRPYRIEDFRQPMKEAGVIEQVGGIGAYQMSHVWLVNFRSEEAKKKLLDIGHIVVKGKTCVVFDPERQEVRLKVHWCAFNVSNETLRRAFAEYGEVKEVSSDRWKTGGFENADSTTRVVRLVLREGASLERIPHQLRIGNGTVLVVVPGRAPICLRCRNTGHIRRDCKVPKCSECHAFGHEEAECTKSYARAATRGTFGDNSELHMDEDEAEQAASNPVVESPTAAALSDEKEGAMPGTRESAPSTPKSATTSMDTNSPQDIPRPSEKSNEEPMESDPAAAKRRHDDVSAISQEQRLRLLERQWGVGEGKKQRVTSGLRSSSLPRDDNPKT, from the coding sequence ATGGCTGGCTCTTCGCGAGCAGTGATAACGGCCGATTCTGGCCGCGGAACATCGTTTTTGGACGGCCTGAAAGATTACAGGATTgtactgccgccgctgccaaccGGAGAAGGACTGAAAACAATGGTTGTTCTTCACTGCGACACCGCTGGAAGGCCTTACAGGATAGAAGATTTCCGCCAGCCGATGAAAGAAGCCGGCGTCATTGAACAGGTGGGCGGTATCGGAGCGTACCAGATGTCGCACGTCTGGTTAGTCAACTTCCGTAGTGAAGAAGCCAAGAAAAAGTTGCTCGACATCGGGCATATTGTTGTTAAAGGGAAGACTTGCGTTGTCTTTGACCCTGAAAGGCAGGAAGTGCGGCTGAAGGTGCATTGGTGTGCCTTCAACGTCAGCAACGAAACTCTGAGGCGGGCGTTCGCCGAGTACGGCGAAGTGAAAGAAGTTTCGAGCGATAGATGGAAGACCGGCGGGTTTGAAAACGCCGACTCGACTACTCGTGTTGTGAGGCTGGTTCTTCGAGAAGGTGCAAGCCTCGAGCGCATACCCCATCAGCTGCGTATCGGGAACGGTACAGTATTAGTCGTCGTGCCCGGGCGTGCGCCGATATGTCTCCGCTGCCGCAACACAGGCCACATTAGGCGGGACTGCAAGGTGCCCAAGTGCAGCGAGTGCCACGCCTTCGGGCATGAAGAGGCTGAATGCACGAAGTCATACGCCCGCGCCGCGACTCGAGGAACATTCGGCGATAATAGTGAGCTGCACATGGACGAGGATGAAGCTGAGCAAGCTGCCTCCAACCCAGTGGTCGAGAGCCCAACGGCCGCAGCGCTGAGCGATGAAAAGGAAGGCGCCATGCCAGGGACTCGTGAGTCAGCGCCCAGCACCCCCAAGTCGGCAACCACGAGCATGGATACCAATTCACCGCAAGATATTCCACGCCCTTCTGAAAAAAGCAACGAGGAACCCATGGAGTCTGACCCTGCGGCTGCGAAACGACGCCACGACGATGTCAGTGCAATAAGCCAGGAGCAACGACTGCGTCTCCTAGAacgccagtggggcgtaggcgaaGGGAAAAAGCAGCGCGTCACCAGCGGGCTACGATCGTCGTCGCTTCCTCGCGACGACAACCCGAAGACCTAA